One segment of Bacteroidales bacterium DNA contains the following:
- a CDS encoding serine hydrolase, with amino-acid sequence MKSTRLFLMILFLNLVFNGFAQSNLPSFITDSLDNYINRSLKTERLPGLAIAVVKDGKVVLAKGYGVKEWGKNDPVDENTLFMIGSNTKAFTAISLAMLQSEGKLTLNDQVTKWIPEFKLDNKAAGEQAIIRDIMSHRIGFKTFQGDFTYWKSDLSREDVIERMGHIKAVYPFRTVYGYCNAAFTVAGQIIPRATGIQWEDFVKQRIFDPLGMTSTLPLNAQMPSAVNRTVPHDIVKGQVVSVPYCSIDNMAPAGSISSSVNDMSKWMIMLLNKGSFEGKQIVPEKAIDEAWYPHSIEGTGGAPFNRSHFELYGLGFGIREYEDQIIISHTGGVTGYLSSVTLVPDQKLGIVILTNSIRNTLFYALAGEVTDAFLGLPYRNYEKFFYDRERSDMTATAHYRKQKEDSVSMHLKTALPLEKYTGEYVNDVYGKMTVLLQNNELHMKFSHHQFDVTLGPLGGNRFYAVFSDPEFETAVFPFTVEEGMVKSVTVKVADFIEYTPYLFTKK; translated from the coding sequence ATGAAAAGTACACGTCTATTTCTGATGATTCTTTTTCTGAATCTGGTATTCAATGGGTTTGCACAGAGCAACCTTCCTTCATTTATAACCGACAGTCTCGATAATTACATTAATCGTTCACTTAAGACAGAAAGGCTACCGGGCCTGGCAATTGCTGTGGTTAAGGATGGCAAAGTGGTTTTGGCAAAAGGTTATGGAGTGAAAGAATGGGGCAAAAATGACCCGGTGGATGAAAATACCCTGTTCATGATCGGCTCCAATACAAAGGCTTTTACGGCCATATCGCTGGCAATGCTTCAGTCAGAAGGAAAGCTGACACTGAATGACCAAGTGACAAAATGGATTCCTGAATTTAAACTCGATAATAAAGCTGCCGGTGAACAGGCTATCATTCGAGATATTATGTCGCACCGGATCGGGTTCAAGACGTTCCAGGGCGACTTTACCTACTGGAAAAGCGATCTGAGCCGCGAAGATGTGATCGAACGAATGGGTCATATTAAGGCAGTATACCCGTTCCGGACTGTTTATGGATACTGCAATGCGGCATTCACAGTGGCGGGACAAATTATTCCCCGTGCTACAGGTATCCAATGGGAGGATTTTGTGAAACAACGGATATTTGATCCGCTTGGAATGACAAGTACACTGCCATTAAATGCTCAAATGCCTTCAGCTGTAAACAGGACGGTTCCACATGATATCGTGAAAGGGCAGGTGGTAAGTGTTCCCTATTGCTCGATTGATAACATGGCACCGGCCGGCAGTATCTCTTCTTCGGTAAATGATATGTCGAAATGGATGATCATGCTGCTCAATAAAGGATCTTTTGAAGGAAAACAAATTGTTCCTGAAAAAGCAATTGATGAAGCCTGGTATCCGCATTCAATTGAAGGCACAGGAGGTGCACCGTTTAACAGGAGCCATTTTGAACTATATGGCCTGGGGTTCGGCATCAGGGAATATGAAGATCAAATTATTATTTCCCACACCGGAGGGGTCACAGGTTATTTATCAAGTGTCACCCTGGTTCCGGATCAAAAGCTGGGTATTGTCATCCTTACCAATTCTATCCGCAATACCCTATTTTACGCCCTGGCAGGTGAGGTCACTGATGCATTTCTCGGGCTTCCTTACAGGAATTACGAAAAGTTTTTCTATGACCGTGAACGAAGCGATATGACTGCCACCGCACATTACAGGAAACAAAAGGAAGATTCGGTTTCGATGCATCTGAAAACTGCCCTTCCTCTTGAAAAATATACAGGAGAATACGTAAACGATGTATATGGGAAGATGACAGTGCTGCTTCAAAATAACGAGCTTCATATGAAATTCAGTCATCACCAATTTGATGTAACGCTTGGCCCGTTGGGAGGAAATCGTTTTTATGCAGTTTTTTCAGATCCCGAGTTTGAAACCGCTGTATTTCCTTTTACAGTTGAAGAAGGCATGGTCAAATCAGTGACAGTAAAAGTGGCTGACTTCATTGAATATACGCCCTACCTTTTTACAAAAAAGTAA
- a CDS encoding TonB-dependent receptor, which yields MTKFLTGIICLLTIMLNAQAQTITQTIRGTVVEATTETPVVGASVVILNSNPLTGTTSNEKGQFRLEKVPVGRLSLQVSFIGYKTVTLSAIELISGKELVLKIPLEENVIETQAVIVKANSRRDKPLNDMAMVSARSFTIEQTERYAGSWGDPARMTQNFAGVMVGSDQVNAIIVRGNSPSGLLWKLEGVPIPNPNHFGDMGSTSGPISMLNNNVLSNSDFFSGAFPSQYGNAFSGVFDLGIRNGNNEKREYMGQVGFNGFELGAEGPFSKKSNASYLANYRYSTMGVFDALGIDIGVGAVPYYQDLALKIDIPSAKLGRISVFALGGKNHITFSEDKNEYNRSTYTNYASTTGVAGVSHILRFKENSRLKTTIAGTYSGNSTNSNSFKNDIKDTDYGNDSHESKLFVSEELRSKLGSKDNLIAGINLEAISMGYLDSTYLKESFVFVHLYDYSGNVNLVQAYAQWQHKFSDKFSYVAGLHAQKVNLNKELALEPRISLQWQMNETNSLSLGFGLHSQMQPRTIYFREVLTDTINRVYTQPNLDLKFSKSRHLVLGYNVLINENLRLKTEAYYQALYDIPVKRYPSSISVINSDGGYYDMNLDSLVNKGKGRNLGIELTLERFLSGNYYYLATLSVFDSKYRGSDNVLRNTAYNGNYVLNVLGGYEFKLPKQQAITADLKFTWAGGMRSIPIDFAQSQQEGETVYDYAHAFDKPNSDYYRADLRIAFKMNRKKYSQEWAIDITNLTNHKNRFFNMYNPDSGKIEEASQMGIVPVMLWRIRF from the coding sequence ATGACAAAATTTCTAACAGGCATAATCTGCCTTCTCACGATCATGCTCAATGCACAGGCGCAAACCATTACTCAGACAATCCGTGGCACTGTTGTGGAAGCCACTACAGAAACACCGGTTGTGGGTGCCTCAGTTGTTATTCTGAATTCCAACCCGTTGACCGGCACTACAAGCAATGAAAAAGGACAATTCAGGCTTGAAAAGGTACCTGTGGGCCGACTTTCCCTGCAGGTAAGCTTTATTGGTTACAAAACTGTAACCCTGTCAGCCATTGAACTGATCTCCGGCAAAGAGCTTGTGCTTAAAATACCTCTTGAAGAAAATGTGATCGAAACACAGGCTGTCATTGTAAAGGCAAACTCCAGGCGTGACAAGCCGCTCAACGATATGGCCATGGTGAGCGCCCGTTCCTTCACGATTGAGCAAACTGAAAGATATGCCGGTAGCTGGGGCGACCCGGCCAGGATGACCCAGAATTTCGCCGGTGTGATGGTGGGTTCCGACCAGGTTAACGCCATTATTGTAAGAGGTAACTCCCCATCAGGATTACTCTGGAAGCTCGAAGGAGTGCCGATTCCGAATCCCAACCACTTTGGGGACATGGGTTCCACAAGCGGCCCCATCAGCATGCTCAACAACAACGTGCTCAGCAATTCCGATTTTTTCAGCGGTGCCTTTCCGTCTCAATATGGAAATGCTTTTTCAGGTGTGTTTGATCTCGGAATCCGCAATGGAAATAACGAAAAGAGAGAATACATGGGGCAGGTGGGATTTAACGGGTTCGAACTCGGTGCTGAAGGGCCCTTCTCGAAAAAATCAAATGCTTCGTACCTCGCCAATTACAGGTATTCAACAATGGGCGTTTTTGATGCCCTGGGAATTGATATCGGCGTAGGTGCCGTGCCGTATTACCAGGATCTTGCGCTGAAGATAGACATTCCTTCTGCAAAGTTGGGAAGAATATCCGTATTTGCCCTTGGCGGTAAAAATCACATTACTTTCAGTGAAGACAAAAACGAGTACAACCGGAGCACCTATACCAATTATGCTTCAACAACCGGTGTAGCAGGCGTTTCCCATATATTGAGGTTTAAAGAAAATTCAAGACTTAAAACAACAATTGCCGGAACTTATTCGGGAAACAGCACAAACAGCAATTCTTTTAAAAATGATATCAAGGATACTGATTATGGCAATGATTCTCATGAATCAAAGCTGTTTGTTTCGGAGGAATTGCGAAGCAAACTGGGCTCAAAGGATAACCTGATTGCAGGAATCAATCTTGAGGCCATTTCAATGGGATACCTTGACAGTACCTATTTGAAAGAAAGTTTCGTTTTTGTTCATCTGTATGATTACAGCGGCAATGTGAACCTTGTACAGGCATATGCCCAATGGCAGCATAAATTCTCCGACAAGTTCTCGTATGTGGCGGGGTTGCATGCGCAAAAGGTTAACCTGAACAAAGAGCTGGCACTGGAACCCCGAATTTCATTGCAATGGCAGATGAATGAAACCAATTCGCTGAGCCTGGGATTCGGTCTCCACAGCCAGATGCAACCCAGGACCATATATTTCAGGGAAGTCCTCACCGATACAATAAACCGTGTTTACACCCAGCCGAATCTTGACCTTAAATTTTCAAAAAGCAGGCACCTGGTGCTGGGTTACAACGTACTGATCAACGAAAACCTGAGACTGAAGACCGAAGCATACTACCAGGCATTGTATGACATACCTGTTAAAAGGTATCCGTCCTCCATTTCGGTAATCAATTCCGATGGGGGTTATTACGACATGAACCTCGACAGCCTCGTGAACAAAGGCAAAGGAAGAAACCTGGGAATTGAACTCACGCTTGAAAGATTTTTGTCGGGTAATTATTATTACCTGGCTACCCTTTCGGTTTTTGATTCGAAATACAGGGGAAGCGACAATGTTTTGCGAAATACCGCCTATAACGGGAACTATGTGTTGAACGTGCTGGGTGGTTATGAATTTAAGCTGCCAAAACAACAGGCAATTACGGCTGATCTGAAATTCACATGGGCAGGGGGGATGCGCTCGATACCGATTGATTTTGCACAGTCACAGCAGGAAGGTGAAACCGTTTACGATTATGCCCATGCCTTTGACAAGCCAAACAGTGATTATTACAGGGCCGACCTGAGAATTGCATTCAAGATGAACCGTAAAAAATACAGTCAGGAATGGGCAATTGATATTACCAACCTTACAAACCATAAAAACCGGTTCTTCAATATGTATAACCCAGATTCAGGCAAAATTGAAGAGGCCTCTCAAATGGGAATAGTTCCTGTAATGTTATGGAGAATAAGGTTTTAA
- a CDS encoding tRNA threonylcarbamoyladenosine dehydratase: MDHWLSRTELLIGKENTDKLNRAHVLVAGLGGVGGYAAEQLCRAGIGEMTVIDGDVVTISNRNRQVIALESNEGKKKADLFSARLTDINPGIKLHVISEYLKEDKFEAIMDQPFDYVVDAIDTLTPKVFLIAAAVKKGHRVVSSMGSGGRIAPESVAIADISESHHCKFAYMVRKYLHRQGIFNGITVVYSPEPVSKKAIREVTGEENKRSVVGTISYMPPVFGCYCASVVIRNLIDLRF; the protein is encoded by the coding sequence ATGGATCATTGGTTAAGCCGCACAGAGCTTCTTATAGGCAAGGAAAATACGGATAAACTGAACCGGGCACACGTACTGGTCGCCGGATTGGGCGGAGTAGGCGGATATGCCGCAGAGCAGCTTTGCCGTGCCGGAATCGGTGAAATGACTGTCATTGACGGGGATGTGGTTACCATTTCAAACAGGAACCGCCAGGTGATTGCCCTTGAAAGCAATGAAGGAAAGAAAAAGGCCGACCTGTTTTCTGCGAGGCTCACCGATATTAACCCCGGAATTAAATTGCATGTTATTTCGGAATACCTGAAAGAGGATAAGTTTGAAGCCATCATGGATCAACCGTTCGATTACGTGGTGGATGCCATCGACACACTTACTCCTAAGGTCTTCCTGATTGCCGCGGCTGTAAAAAAAGGACACCGTGTAGTCAGCTCAATGGGCTCGGGAGGGAGAATCGCACCTGAATCAGTTGCCATTGCAGACATTTCTGAATCGCATCACTGCAAATTTGCCTATATGGTACGCAAATACCTTCACAGGCAGGGAATTTTCAACGGCATAACCGTAGTGTATTCCCCCGAACCGGTAAGCAAAAAAGCCATCCGTGAGGTAACCGGTGAAGAAAACAAAAGATCGGTTGTAGGCACAATATCGTATATGCCTCCGGTTTTCGGATGTTACTGCGCATCCGTGGTTATAAGGAATCTAATAGATTTACGATTTTAG
- a CDS encoding TatD family hydrolase, whose protein sequence is MDQTLYYIDIHAHTWYTTPGTRVVLNVFPYQAENMSLPCSKSVGLHPWHLSESTCKDQLKTVEHLSKSADVIAIGETGLDKAIEVNYDLQKEVFASHLKLAKAVKKPVIIHCVRSYSEMLAYRKSFDPKIPWIFHWFNADISIARQLMKKNCYLSFGHMLFNERSKAFRLFQQIPPENLFFETDDAGYSIQDVYARAASLRNTTVTDLQKQIMDNFVRCFHTL, encoded by the coding sequence ATGGATCAGACCTTATATTATATCGATATTCATGCTCATACCTGGTATACCACACCGGGTACGCGTGTTGTTCTGAATGTGTTTCCATACCAGGCTGAAAACATGAGCCTGCCATGCTCTAAGTCTGTTGGCCTCCATCCCTGGCATCTTTCTGAATCAACCTGTAAGGATCAGTTGAAAACGGTTGAACACCTCTCAAAGTCAGCAGATGTAATTGCAATTGGGGAAACGGGACTGGACAAGGCCATAGAAGTGAATTATGATTTACAGAAAGAGGTATTCGCTTCGCATCTGAAATTGGCAAAGGCTGTCAAAAAGCCCGTAATCATCCATTGTGTGCGTTCCTACAGTGAAATGCTCGCTTACCGTAAGTCATTCGATCCCAAAATTCCCTGGATATTCCACTGGTTCAACGCTGATATCTCAATTGCCCGTCAGCTGATGAAGAAAAACTGCTACCTGTCGTTCGGCCACATGCTTTTCAATGAACGAAGCAAAGCCTTCAGGCTATTTCAGCAAATTCCTCCCGAAAACCTCTTTTTTGAAACCGATGATGCCGGGTATTCCATACAGGATGTGTATGCCAGGGCGGCATCGCTGAGAAATACAACCGTTACGGATTTGCAGAAACAAATTATGGATAACTTCGTCCGCTGTTTTCATACACTATAG
- the purN gene encoding phosphoribosylglycinamide formyltransferase encodes MKTVNLALFASGSGTNAANIIAYFQNEPMIRVSCICTNRPDAFVIERAKKHNVPFLIFNRDDFYHRDTVLEYLKQREIDWIILAGFLWLVPANLMQHYQRRIINIHPALLPDYGGKGMYGHHVHEAVIAAKEKFSGITIHYVDPEYDRGDTIFQAKCPVHPDDTAESLAERVHALEYEYFPKVIKETILSEPDPA; translated from the coding sequence ATGAAGACAGTCAATCTTGCCCTGTTTGCTTCGGGCTCCGGCACCAACGCTGCGAATATAATCGCATACTTCCAGAACGAGCCAATGATAAGGGTTTCATGCATCTGTACAAACCGTCCTGATGCCTTCGTTATTGAGCGTGCAAAGAAGCATAATGTACCGTTCCTTATTTTTAACCGCGATGATTTTTATCATCGCGATACGGTACTTGAATATCTGAAACAGAGAGAAATCGACTGGATTATTCTTGCCGGATTCCTGTGGCTTGTCCCCGCCAACCTTATGCAACACTATCAGCGCCGCATAATTAACATCCACCCGGCCCTGCTACCGGACTATGGAGGCAAAGGAATGTATGGCCATCATGTGCATGAGGCTGTCATAGCAGCCAAAGAAAAATTCTCAGGAATAACCATCCATTATGTAGACCCCGAATACGACAGGGGCGACACCATATTTCAGGCTAAATGCCCGGTTCACCCTGATGATACCGCTGAAAGTCTTGCAGAAAGGGTTCATGCACTCGAATATGAGTATTTCCCGAAGGTGATTAAGGAGACCATATTATCGGAACCGGATCCGGCCTGA
- a CDS encoding acyl carrier protein, which translates to MSDIASRVKAIIVDKLGVDESEVTPEASFTNDLGADSLDTVELIMEFEKEFNIGIPDDAAENIATVGDAIKYIDENVKK; encoded by the coding sequence ATGTCAGACATTGCATCTAGAGTAAAAGCTATTATTGTTGACAAATTAGGTGTTGATGAAAGCGAAGTAACCCCCGAAGCCAGTTTTACAAATGATTTGGGTGCTGATTCACTGGATACCGTTGAACTGATCATGGAATTTGAAAAAGAATTCAATATCGGAATTCCCGACGATGCTGCAGAAAACATTGCTACCGTTGGCGATGCCATCAAGTACATTGATGAAAACGTAAAGAAGTAA
- the fabF gene encoding beta-ketoacyl-ACP synthase II translates to MELKRVVVTGLGAVTPLGNNVDDYWNGLVNGVSGADLITRFDTENFKTKFACEVKNFKPEDYFDRKEQKKYDLFTVFALVAADQAVVDSGMNLETVDKDRVGVIFGSGIGGFNTFLNEVRDYFKGNGIPRFNPFFIPKMISDIAAGHISIKYGFRGPNYATVSACATATNAIIDAYNLIRLGKADIFVTGGSEAGICEPGIGGFNAMHALSTNNEEYKTASRPFDKTRDGFVMGEGGGALILEEYEHAKARGAKIYAELIGSGLSADAHHLTAPHPEGIGATLVMKHAIEDAGIKPEDIDYVNVHGTSTPLGDISETKAIISVFGEHAYKLNISSTKSMTGHLLGAAGAIEAIAAILAIKFNTIPPTINFSHPDEEIDAKLNLTFNKAQQRTVNTALSNTFGFGGHNTSVIFRKYSA, encoded by the coding sequence ATGGAGTTAAAGCGAGTAGTGGTTACCGGCCTTGGAGCGGTGACTCCCTTAGGTAATAATGTGGATGATTATTGGAATGGTTTAGTTAATGGTGTAAGTGGAGCTGATTTAATTACTCGTTTTGACACTGAAAATTTCAAGACAAAGTTTGCCTGTGAAGTTAAAAACTTCAAACCCGAAGATTACTTCGATCGAAAAGAACAGAAGAAATACGACCTTTTCACTGTATTTGCCCTTGTAGCTGCCGACCAGGCAGTGGTTGATTCAGGTATGAATCTGGAAACTGTCGACAAGGACAGAGTTGGAGTAATCTTTGGTTCAGGCATCGGTGGATTCAATACTTTTCTGAATGAAGTCAGGGATTATTTCAAGGGTAATGGTATACCCCGGTTCAATCCTTTCTTCATTCCCAAAATGATCTCCGATATTGCTGCCGGGCATATTTCGATTAAATATGGATTCCGCGGTCCCAATTATGCCACCGTATCAGCCTGCGCTACCGCTACAAACGCCATTATAGACGCTTATAACCTGATCCGCTTAGGGAAAGCCGATATATTTGTAACAGGAGGTTCCGAAGCCGGTATTTGTGAGCCCGGGATCGGAGGTTTCAATGCCATGCATGCGCTTTCAACAAACAATGAAGAATATAAGACCGCATCCAGGCCATTCGACAAAACCCGCGATGGTTTTGTAATGGGTGAAGGAGGCGGAGCCCTGATTCTTGAAGAATACGAACATGCCAAAGCACGCGGTGCTAAAATTTATGCTGAACTCATCGGAAGCGGACTTTCAGCAGATGCTCACCATCTTACTGCTCCTCATCCCGAAGGTATTGGTGCCACGCTGGTTATGAAGCATGCCATTGAAGATGCAGGAATAAAACCTGAGGATATAGATTACGTCAATGTTCACGGCACATCCACACCGCTCGGTGACATTTCGGAAACAAAGGCTATTATTTCGGTTTTCGGAGAACATGCCTATAAGCTGAACATCAGTTCAACAAAATCAATGACCGGACATTTGCTTGGTGCTGCAGGGGCAATTGAAGCCATAGCTGCTATCCTTGCGATAAAATTTAATACAATTCCGCCAACAATTAACTTTTCTCATCCGGATGAGGAAATCGATGCCAAACTGAACCTTACTTTTAACAAAGCGCAGCAACGTACTGTAAATACTGCACTCAGCAATACTTTCGGTTTTGGCGGACATAATACGTCGGTTATATTCAGAAAATATTCTGCTTAA